Proteins encoded together in one Pontiella desulfatans window:
- a CDS encoding CehA/McbA family metallohydrolase produces MKSILITILLFPFAAFSAVDGVRSYISLRPYCARADGSQQCEATVVVFDIGGGRLTGQSVTLSSNRGAVDTVSSAQLTDSRGAATFFISSSTSGEATLSALCNGVSITKGMVGTGLAAHWDFEQGAADATGNGNDGVAAGDPSYVAGKSGRAVCLDGDDSFEVPYAGSIATTNVLSIDGWVYMTVAQSDTVILQKPRGATGEYLDYELKLIDGKMDFTYNQDNWARGCKGPGVDTTGTWVHVSGVWEGYLEDENYNGGFNGGYLRAYVDGSRKNRTQCWRSYIKDFHTNPLKVGCDGAGNRHFTGYLDELKLYSRPLPEVEIRRNRDFSTKAYFNLVPPAKVWTQTASPEVVRVRWSNPNNENISSFRLYRGTTADFVPAASNRINIASCEVHEYFDWKVEPEQTYYYKVSCVSIGNESAPSSAGSGTPVAAASAPGWYAGELHCHSEHSADADRAASKIPDMKSNAVSKGLSFVMTTEHNSIRGRLEMEALNDDDFLFLCGEEITMEFGHFNAFFLETYVPENGDVFARMRDCLTQGALTMPNHSNGQWAGLPDHKVIFQGYEIWNGGRFDETERRRTDEWDAYLQRGYKLTARAGRDFHKASQLGQKPWTVCYMDRLCYRQLKEALANGHAYATDGPELNFEGNGKMMGSVLQVDAGDSIALEISGSSETSIDAVVLYRNGAVLATYPGGASSFSESVSDVPVAIDGINGEFNAYYRVELTDIAGRTAVGNPIYIKFNDAQTLQAAY; encoded by the coding sequence ATGAAATCCATTTTAATCACCATTCTGCTGTTTCCGTTCGCCGCCTTTTCTGCGGTTGACGGTGTGCGGAGCTATATTTCGCTGCGCCCGTACTGCGCCCGTGCGGACGGCTCCCAGCAGTGCGAAGCAACCGTGGTGGTGTTCGATATCGGTGGTGGCCGGTTGACCGGTCAGAGCGTGACGCTTTCATCGAATCGCGGCGCAGTCGATACGGTTTCGTCCGCGCAGCTCACCGATAGCCGCGGGGCAGCCACCTTTTTCATATCGTCCTCCACCTCCGGTGAAGCGACGCTGAGTGCGCTGTGCAACGGCGTATCGATCACGAAAGGCATGGTTGGCACCGGGTTGGCGGCACACTGGGATTTTGAGCAGGGCGCAGCGGATGCCACGGGCAACGGAAACGACGGAGTCGCAGCCGGCGATCCCTCGTATGTGGCCGGAAAATCGGGTCGGGCGGTTTGTCTGGACGGTGACGACTCGTTTGAGGTTCCGTATGCCGGAAGCATCGCTACCACCAATGTGCTTTCGATCGACGGATGGGTGTATATGACCGTCGCGCAGAGCGATACGGTGATTCTGCAGAAGCCGCGCGGCGCCACCGGCGAATACCTCGACTACGAGCTCAAGCTGATCGACGGAAAAATGGACTTCACCTACAACCAGGATAACTGGGCGCGTGGGTGCAAGGGCCCCGGTGTTGACACCACCGGGACATGGGTGCATGTGTCAGGCGTGTGGGAAGGGTATCTTGAAGACGAAAACTATAACGGCGGCTTCAACGGCGGCTACCTGCGCGCCTATGTGGATGGTTCCCGTAAAAACCGCACCCAGTGCTGGCGCAGTTATATTAAGGATTTCCACACCAACCCGCTGAAGGTTGGTTGCGACGGCGCGGGCAACCGCCATTTTACCGGCTATCTGGATGAACTGAAACTCTACAGCCGTCCGTTGCCGGAGGTGGAAATCCGGCGCAACCGCGATTTTTCAACCAAAGCCTATTTCAACCTCGTTCCGCCGGCCAAGGTCTGGACGCAGACTGCCTCGCCGGAAGTGGTACGTGTGCGATGGAGCAATCCGAACAATGAAAATATCTCTTCATTCCGGCTCTATCGTGGCACCACTGCCGACTTTGTGCCGGCAGCGTCTAACCGGATTAACATTGCATCGTGCGAAGTGCACGAATACTTCGACTGGAAGGTGGAGCCGGAGCAGACCTATTACTACAAGGTGAGCTGTGTTTCGATCGGCAACGAGAGCGCGCCGTCCAGTGCGGGTTCCGGCACGCCGGTCGCGGCCGCCTCCGCCCCGGGCTGGTATGCCGGGGAGCTGCACTGTCATTCTGAACACAGTGCCGATGCCGACCGGGCGGCTTCCAAAATTCCGGATATGAAATCCAATGCGGTTTCCAAGGGGCTGAGCTTTGTGATGACCACCGAGCACAATAGTATTCGCGGTCGGCTGGAAATGGAGGCGCTCAACGACGACGATTTTCTTTTCCTCTGCGGCGAAGAAATAACGATGGAATTTGGGCACTTCAACGCCTTCTTCCTTGAAACCTATGTGCCGGAGAATGGCGATGTGTTCGCCCGGATGCGGGATTGTCTGACGCAGGGCGCGCTGACGATGCCGAATCACTCGAACGGGCAGTGGGCCGGCCTGCCGGATCATAAAGTGATTTTCCAGGGTTACGAAATCTGGAACGGGGGGCGTTTTGACGAGACCGAACGCCGCCGCACGGACGAGTGGGACGCCTACCTGCAGCGCGGCTACAAACTGACCGCCCGTGCCGGACGCGATTTTCACAAGGCCTCCCAGCTCGGACAGAAACCGTGGACCGTTTGCTATATGGACCGCCTTTGCTACCGCCAACTCAAAGAGGCGCTGGCCAACGGACACGCCTACGCAACCGATGGGCCGGAGCTCAACTTTGAAGGCAACGGAAAAATGATGGGTTCGGTGTTGCAGGTTGATGCCGGAGATTCCATTGCACTGGAAATTTCGGGTTCTTCGGAGACCTCCATCGATGCCGTCGTGCTTTACCGCAACGGCGCGGTGCTGGCCACGTATCCCGGAGGCGCGAGCAGCTTCTCTGAATCGGTTTCAGATGTGCCTGTGGCCATCGACGGAATCAATGGTGAGTTCAACGCCTACTACCGGGTGGAATTGACCGACATCGCCGGGCGCACCGCTGTTGGCAATCCGATATACATCAAGTTCAACGACGCGCAGACCCTTCAAGCCGCGTATTAG
- a CDS encoding sulfatase has translation MLTTFAKPKNVLFIAVDDLKPLLGCYGYDEAITPHIDKLADAGTVFLNAHCQQAVCGPSRVSLLTGYYPDSIGIYGMGGGRYKMREMHPDILTLPQHFKNNGYTTIGTGKIFDPRNVEDDWQGPQDKISWTTFHGLNPHNPETGGPIVDGHYHDPALKDLVAKLKKEGQSKGLSGKPLRSYVRDHGGGPAVECYDVPDDAYKDGAIANRGVEQLEMLKDSDKPFFLAVGFLKPHLPFVAPKTYWDLYERDKLELAAFQDYPEGAPACAETDYIEARDYSGVPKEGLVPEDAQRELIHGYLACVSYVDAQIGKVLAKLKETGLDKNTVVVLWGDHGFHLGDKKIWGKHTTYEQSTRVPLIIANAGTPVGNSTSPANFIDIFPTLCELTGQDTPDGLDGKSLVPILKDSKESVQEYAASIYPHNKYWGIAIRTERYRYVAWYKGWERKGKHGNQYVKEPEFTELYDYEKDPLERKNRSGEKAYADIEKELAALNRGHLEFTQSKQFGKK, from the coding sequence ATGCTGACTACATTTGCTAAGCCGAAAAACGTGTTGTTTATTGCGGTGGATGATCTGAAGCCGCTGCTGGGTTGCTATGGCTATGATGAAGCGATTACCCCGCACATTGATAAATTGGCCGACGCCGGAACGGTGTTCCTGAACGCGCATTGCCAGCAGGCGGTTTGCGGGCCGTCGCGCGTGAGTCTGCTGACCGGGTATTATCCGGACAGCATCGGCATCTACGGCATGGGGGGCGGCCGGTATAAAATGCGCGAGATGCATCCCGATATTCTGACGCTTCCGCAGCATTTCAAAAACAATGGCTACACCACCATTGGAACGGGAAAAATATTTGATCCCCGGAATGTGGAAGACGATTGGCAGGGCCCGCAGGACAAAATCTCCTGGACAACATTTCATGGCCTAAACCCTCACAACCCCGAAACCGGCGGGCCGATCGTTGACGGCCACTATCACGATCCGGCATTGAAGGATCTGGTTGCTAAGCTGAAGAAGGAGGGGCAGTCCAAGGGACTCAGCGGCAAGCCGCTTCGTTCCTATGTGCGCGATCATGGCGGCGGCCCGGCTGTGGAGTGCTATGATGTGCCCGACGATGCGTATAAAGACGGTGCCATTGCCAACCGCGGTGTTGAGCAGCTGGAGATGTTGAAAGATTCGGACAAGCCGTTTTTCCTCGCGGTCGGTTTTCTGAAACCGCATTTGCCGTTTGTTGCTCCTAAAACATATTGGGATCTGTATGAACGCGATAAGCTGGAACTTGCTGCGTTTCAGGATTATCCCGAAGGGGCTCCGGCCTGCGCAGAAACAGACTACATTGAAGCCCGCGATTACAGCGGCGTACCGAAAGAGGGGCTGGTTCCTGAAGACGCCCAGCGCGAACTGATCCACGGTTACCTGGCCTGTGTTTCCTATGTGGATGCCCAGATCGGGAAGGTGCTGGCGAAGCTCAAGGAGACCGGGTTGGATAAAAACACCGTCGTCGTGCTTTGGGGCGATCACGGCTTTCATCTGGGGGATAAAAAGATCTGGGGAAAACATACGACCTATGAGCAGTCCACCCGCGTTCCGCTAATCATTGCCAACGCAGGAACCCCGGTCGGCAACTCGACCTCTCCGGCCAACTTTATCGACATTTTTCCGACGCTCTGTGAACTGACCGGACAGGACACACCGGACGGGCTCGATGGTAAAAGCCTCGTTCCGATTTTAAAAGACAGCAAAGAATCTGTTCAGGAATATGCCGCAAGCATCTATCCGCACAACAAATACTGGGGCATTGCGATTCGCACCGAACGCTACCGTTATGTTGCCTGGTACAAAGGCTGGGAGCGAAAGGGTAAACACGGCAATCAGTATGTGAAAGAGCCGGAATTCACTGAACTCTATGACTATGAAAAAGATCCGCTCGAGCGCAAAAACCGGTCTGGTGAAAAGGCGTACGCGGATATCGAAAAAGAGCTGGCGGCCCTCAACCGCGGGCATCTTGAGTTCACCCAGAGCAAACAGTTCGGTAAGAAGTAA
- a CDS encoding sulfatase family protein, with product MEKWVLMTALFAVTMGYAKPNIVFIYADDLDGDEINCTRDMTDIWATHTGAKERGFWNKKIDSKVLTPNIDSLADGGMLFTRFYVNGTVCTSSRYCLMTGRYATRGIELQKDYPAGTHAQLDWRPAILREETNLPKTLQAAGYRTGIIGKWHNLPDDKTVGMPKMKKNEREPNAQYDDVATFEAKLKKAYKAGVNYLSDGFGWDVVDRMEWGNSIVNLDWQCEGALKFIEESKGQPFFLYCSLPVPHGQYIFDYNQIESYDRRVTSNGLLPEPMKLLPSNDDVLKRCKEAGVPKENAMATRMDDYVGAVLSKLDELGLRENTIVIYTSDHGSRGKNSVYEGGAKVPLLIEWPGKVKAGARCDSLIGNIDFAATLVELAGGALPEDMATDSRSFTQQLAGKGEPEDWRKAMLIEAGNARGIVSRDWKYLANRVTPEVEKKMKERPREVFWTGVDHHNYQNEQMYPSFWDADQLFDLNEDLYEQKNLAANPEYAAILKRKQMELEGFMSSLPHTFGEYGAKK from the coding sequence ATGGAAAAGTGGGTGCTAATGACGGCATTGTTTGCCGTAACGATGGGCTATGCGAAACCGAATATTGTATTTATCTATGCCGATGACCTGGATGGAGATGAGATCAATTGTACACGGGATATGACGGATATCTGGGCCACGCACACCGGCGCGAAGGAGCGTGGGTTCTGGAATAAGAAGATCGATTCAAAGGTGCTGACCCCCAATATCGATTCGCTGGCGGATGGCGGTATGCTGTTTACTCGGTTTTATGTGAATGGAACGGTATGCACCTCGAGCCGCTACTGCCTGATGACCGGACGCTATGCGACGCGCGGCATTGAACTTCAGAAGGATTATCCCGCCGGTACGCATGCCCAGCTGGATTGGCGTCCTGCGATTCTGCGCGAGGAAACCAACCTGCCCAAAACGCTGCAGGCTGCCGGGTACCGCACCGGGATCATCGGGAAATGGCACAATCTTCCTGATGATAAAACGGTCGGTATGCCGAAGATGAAAAAGAATGAGCGCGAGCCAAATGCGCAATATGACGACGTGGCAACCTTCGAGGCCAAGCTGAAAAAGGCGTATAAGGCCGGGGTGAATTACCTGAGTGATGGATTCGGTTGGGATGTGGTGGATCGCATGGAGTGGGGCAATTCCATCGTAAACCTCGATTGGCAGTGCGAGGGGGCATTGAAGTTTATCGAAGAAAGCAAGGGCCAGCCCTTCTTTCTATACTGCTCACTGCCGGTACCGCACGGACAGTATATTTTTGATTATAACCAGATTGAGTCGTATGACCGCCGTGTGACCTCCAATGGTCTGTTGCCTGAGCCGATGAAGCTGTTGCCGTCCAACGACGATGTGCTGAAGCGGTGCAAAGAGGCTGGCGTTCCCAAGGAGAATGCCATGGCGACGCGCATGGATGACTATGTCGGTGCGGTGCTGAGCAAGCTGGATGAACTCGGCTTGCGCGAAAACACGATCGTCATTTATACCAGTGACCATGGCAGCCGCGGTAAGAACAGCGTTTATGAAGGCGGGGCCAAGGTGCCGCTGTTGATTGAGTGGCCGGGCAAAGTAAAGGCCGGGGCACGTTGTGACAGCCTGATCGGTAATATTGATTTTGCGGCCACGCTGGTAGAGCTGGCGGGTGGGGCTTTGCCGGAGGACATGGCGACCGATAGCCGCAGTTTTACACAGCAGCTGGCCGGTAAAGGCGAGCCCGAAGACTGGCGGAAGGCCATGCTGATTGAAGCAGGGAATGCCAGGGGAATCGTTTCCAGGGATTGGAAATATCTCGCCAACCGCGTTACGCCCGAAGTGGAGAAAAAGATGAAGGAACGTCCCCGTGAGGTTTTCTGGACGGGTGTTGATCATCATAACTATCAGAATGAACAGATGTATCCGTCGTTCTGGGATGCTGACCAGTTGTTTGATCTGAATGAAGACCTTTACGAACAGAAGAACCTGGCCGCCAATCCGGAGTATGCCGCAATCCTCAAGCGAAAGCAGATGGAGCTGGAGGGGTTCATGTCCAGCCTTCCCCATACGTTCGGCGAATACGGAGCGAAGAAGTAG
- a CDS encoding sulfatase-like hydrolase/transferase: MLRFLVFGLLALCCNGFAVSKPNIVLILTDDQGFDDYGFRQPPLETPVMDRLMKDGVQFTRFYTAAACAPTRSALMTGRNFMRTGTSAVGFGAEAPHLDEYFLSEAMQDAGYVTGMMGKWNLGLSDAELPSRRGFDEAWPVVREDVRSYGRYEHFNPPFFHNGTYDGREDGWQVERVTDKAIRFIEAQKENPFFLYIPYAAPHEPWLCPPELQQKYMAKGVGEHYAMFLGMMEQLDTQVGRVLQSLEDSGLAENTIVLFFGDNGPTPTTRILKQNEDGYFALTKDYYNLNDEEWAARNPSGFRGKKATGWECAVRNRLSIYCPAKFEPKVVEGMTLVMDIYPTLVELADGKRPAGTPKLNGQSLLPLVNGNTKWPGRGFFVGETGKPQQHKASDGWNYRFTEHSMPLNGRETCFVQGDWVVVNEKGHWGLFDLSKDPEQKKDLKKAMPEKFSAMQSAYFDAFTEIKADPHAWSDPVQEVGPNAYLEMECAYRFKGENSVTWANTFFREIGAVQEMKVRVLEAGTYTVNLRALGVPSNTKIRLTAGGKTCEVMLGAGQKYHDFGTIHLDAGDQVLRVELLETGDEKSVSKMELFSMHMEKIK; the protein is encoded by the coding sequence ATGTTGCGGTTCCTTGTGTTTGGATTGCTGGCTCTTTGCTGCAATGGATTCGCGGTTTCGAAACCCAACATTGTGCTGATCCTGACGGATGATCAGGGATTCGATGACTATGGATTCCGGCAGCCGCCGCTGGAGACACCGGTGATGGATCGGCTGATGAAGGACGGCGTGCAGTTTACTCGCTTCTACACGGCGGCAGCCTGTGCACCGACGCGTTCGGCGCTGATGACCGGCCGGAACTTTATGCGGACAGGAACCTCGGCCGTCGGTTTCGGAGCGGAGGCACCGCATCTGGATGAATATTTTTTGTCTGAAGCGATGCAGGATGCGGGCTATGTGACCGGGATGATGGGTAAGTGGAACCTCGGCCTGAGCGATGCAGAACTTCCTTCGCGCCGTGGTTTTGACGAAGCCTGGCCGGTGGTGCGCGAGGATGTCCGAAGCTATGGGCGCTACGAGCATTTTAATCCACCGTTTTTTCACAACGGAACGTATGACGGGCGCGAAGACGGCTGGCAGGTGGAGCGCGTTACGGATAAGGCGATCCGTTTTATTGAAGCGCAGAAGGAGAATCCGTTCTTCCTCTACATCCCGTATGCCGCGCCGCACGAGCCGTGGCTCTGCCCACCGGAACTCCAGCAAAAATATATGGCAAAAGGGGTCGGCGAGCACTATGCCATGTTTCTCGGCATGATGGAGCAGCTCGATACCCAGGTCGGGCGGGTTCTCCAATCATTGGAAGATTCAGGATTGGCCGAAAATACCATCGTGCTCTTTTTCGGCGACAACGGCCCGACGCCAACGACGCGCATTCTGAAACAGAATGAGGACGGATATTTTGCGCTGACGAAAGACTACTATAATCTGAACGATGAAGAATGGGCGGCACGAAACCCATCGGGCTTCCGCGGCAAAAAGGCGACCGGCTGGGAATGCGCCGTGCGCAACCGGCTCTCCATATATTGCCCTGCTAAATTTGAGCCGAAGGTGGTGGAGGGGATGACGCTGGTGATGGATATCTATCCGACGCTCGTAGAACTGGCTGATGGAAAGCGCCCGGCTGGCACGCCGAAACTTAACGGCCAAAGCCTCTTGCCTCTGGTTAACGGAAATACCAAGTGGCCGGGGCGGGGTTTCTTTGTCGGCGAAACAGGCAAGCCGCAGCAGCATAAAGCTTCCGATGGTTGGAACTATCGGTTTACGGAACACTCGATGCCGCTGAACGGCCGCGAAACCTGCTTCGTTCAGGGCGACTGGGTGGTTGTAAATGAGAAGGGCCATTGGGGCTTGTTTGATCTTTCCAAAGATCCGGAGCAAAAGAAGGATCTCAAGAAAGCCATGCCGGAAAAATTTTCGGCTATGCAGTCTGCTTATTTTGATGCGTTCACTGAGATCAAAGCCGACCCACACGCCTGGAGCGATCCGGTGCAGGAAGTGGGCCCGAACGCCTATCTGGAAATGGAGTGCGCCTATCGCTTCAAAGGCGAAAACTCAGTGACCTGGGCAAACACATTTTTCAGAGAGATCGGTGCCGTTCAGGAGATGAAGGTACGCGTCTTGGAGGCGGGCACCTATACGGTCAATTTGCGGGCACTCGGTGTTCCCTCGAACACGAAGATTCGCTTAACCGCTGGCGGAAAAACATGCGAAGTGATGCTTGGCGCCGGCCAAAAATATCATGATTTCGGAACGATCCATTTAGACGCTGGGGATCAGGTTCTGAGGGTTGAGTTGTTGGAAACGGGCGATGAAAAATCCGTTTCCAAAATGGAGCTGTTCAGTATGCACATGGAGAAAATAAAATAA
- a CDS encoding sulfatase family protein translates to MKRILTLIVLSTVVMAHAAERPNILVLIGDDQNMNSIGAYGAKYATPHIDRLAKEGVLHTRAYTTSALCVPTRYSCLTGSYPSRCRNRLFKEYDYQPPIRNGAFFCETDRTIVQALQKAGYYTGASGKWHSDFHELLPLHDIPNDADPNDPAIKAMLQESVEIQRDLIHGYGFDYAECITAGNVVDQYPKALEHHNVEYTVKGALDFLDQAPDDKPFFLWTAFTPTHGPHEPIESADVTVTPEGITDKAVGVMGPRSDIPKNKGVVAEMMMWTDEGVGVILDKLDEMGVADNTLVIYLADQQATGKATPYECGNNIPFIVRWPDGGLQAGQVNDTLIDVTDMAATFMDVAQAKPVEGLHLDGMSILPVWSGKTDVLKEAIYTEMGYAKSVVTKDHKYIAIRYNDQMLKRGMSPNLSGTLAENIDAGNFDRLWVKTPYGQMYKRFGFADPDQLFDLRKDPNEKSNLAANPEYQKVMKEMQVHLTGYVQDIGRPFGEFGE, encoded by the coding sequence ATGAAAAGAATTTTGACTTTGATTGTTTTGAGCACTGTTGTGATGGCCCATGCGGCGGAGCGCCCGAATATTCTGGTGCTGATTGGTGATGATCAAAATATGAACAGCATTGGTGCATATGGAGCGAAGTATGCGACGCCTCATATTGATCGCCTGGCCAAAGAGGGGGTGCTTCACACGCGTGCTTATACCACCTCGGCGCTCTGCGTTCCGACGCGATACAGCTGTTTAACCGGATCCTACCCGAGTCGCTGCCGAAACCGGCTGTTCAAGGAATATGATTATCAGCCGCCGATCCGAAACGGCGCTTTCTTCTGCGAGACCGACCGCACGATTGTGCAGGCGCTACAGAAGGCGGGGTATTATACCGGTGCGTCCGGTAAGTGGCACAGTGATTTTCATGAACTGCTCCCGCTGCATGACATTCCGAATGATGCCGATCCGAACGACCCGGCGATCAAGGCGATGCTTCAGGAGTCTGTTGAGATTCAACGCGACCTGATTCATGGCTACGGCTTTGATTATGCGGAATGCATTACGGCCGGAAATGTGGTGGATCAGTATCCCAAGGCTTTGGAACATCACAATGTGGAATACACGGTGAAAGGCGCGCTCGACTTTCTCGATCAGGCACCGGACGATAAACCCTTTTTCCTGTGGACGGCTTTCACGCCGACCCATGGCCCGCACGAACCGATCGAAAGTGCCGATGTTACGGTGACTCCCGAAGGGATTACCGATAAAGCCGTCGGAGTGATGGGCCCCCGCTCAGACATACCTAAAAACAAAGGGGTCGTGGCGGAGATGATGATGTGGACGGATGAAGGAGTCGGCGTGATTCTCGACAAACTCGATGAAATGGGCGTTGCTGACAATACGCTGGTTATTTACCTTGCGGATCAGCAGGCTACCGGAAAAGCCACGCCGTATGAATGCGGCAACAATATTCCCTTCATCGTGCGCTGGCCGGACGGCGGCCTTCAGGCGGGACAGGTGAATGATACGCTGATTGATGTGACGGATATGGCGGCCACCTTCATGGACGTGGCTCAGGCGAAGCCGGTTGAGGGGCTGCATCTCGACGGGATGAGCATTTTGCCGGTCTGGAGCGGAAAAACCGATGTGCTCAAAGAGGCCATCTACACCGAGATGGGCTATGCGAAATCCGTGGTGACCAAAGATCACAAATACATCGCCATTCGCTACAACGATCAGATGCTCAAGCGCGGCATGAGTCCAAATCTAAGCGGCACGCTGGCAGAAAACATTGATGCGGGCAACTTTGACCGCCTGTGGGTCAAGACGCCGTATGGGCAGATGTATAAACGGTTTGGTTTTGCGGATCCCGATCAGTTGTTTGATCTGCGGAAGGATCCGAACGAAAAGAGCAATCTTGCAGCAAATCCTGAATACCAGAAGGTCATGAAAGAGATGCAGGTGCACCTGACCGGCTACGTTCAGGACATCGGCCGTCCGTTCGGGGAATTTGGAGAGTAA